From one Musa acuminata AAA Group cultivar baxijiao chromosome BXJ2-6, Cavendish_Baxijiao_AAA, whole genome shotgun sequence genomic stretch:
- the LOC103987763 gene encoding uncharacterized protein LOC103987763, translating into MDVSTVSILRSTNFFCRFSPFRPKSASSTPSTKHSSRKGTVSSIIFLKSPSWRGSSSARSSGGRVLQVSARFRGPLRRRNTLREKLLTSTVEQVRRVPQTLDPVLDLELSEDFSGELEDLRTDVDADRRNEIVEAVGSGSGDSSEKKSVLWDKLESWVDQYKADSEFWGVGTGPIFMIYQNSDRKIVRVLVNEDEIIKRNQIRESSLEEVEGATDVNAKIFRAKLIAKMIEGGEYALPRNSSVVNFVVEGKKLSFVDGIHSISLRAQPFLKMFPRMGFVLFCSCCVLWAIAKLFVQNDKVELSRQEAKMLRRKIKLRMEREKMEKGTVKVIDDAHEFPVSSRPQLDINELRKSIVQAKASTDKSFITDSSSHLNVTTQSFDDKVREIREMARKVREQERQDTSNNETSKKTETDPISWAKNKESAVDKNNTVLETEATGDKSDLDITSLSNSLTHQEEDMEFHVDGENKEIFGKSTTEHFNKTPCQELLNSLQDNGNNMDVEGHHEKEVTRSSSGAHSTGVDAETVVNYDSISRGDILRNGGNLGNNDLDSSIMEERITGSSSSDVSSRSTFRVKPIILTSVDEAREYLAQRHGMLSDTIQSDQEVQVTEQSAGINAWSHYNDDKTMESISPRNIKDLSAAETSDKLQDKTFSRELYGDEFASASLLKRPSSDDFSISELYVDDAVDNKLTVDMQNSKMQEEKNLDVPSDSHDQLFVTQNSVNGTCDLSDSDTSTKLNSNEVLLEVVNKIDLQTDSCAPKMKNLSEKREDAHDQRDECTSNTSDNQVELETHLTSSSDGVKSLIVDPLKDDELSQSQEADILKDGNKLCEELQGLQGKTDSWNVSKRKNSYFNAGLGETAENTMVGTSEMDHDNDTLSDLDTSLESMTEEQDNLDIRSNVSGELETSKSNANVFDGATKKHKENSILGSPTNSPCDSGEVGRLSNRKQLNAGKSWVEENFQEFDPVITKIAVGFKENYMAAKEKIQQQPSLSTDISELRLMEGDDELEWMNDERLQKIVFQVRENELTGRDPFYLIDADDKLAFFEGLEKKAEKISGNLLRLHEWVHSRIENLDYGADGISVNDPLEKIIPRWKGPPIDKDPEFLKHQKPMFSEEVKENSLQETDEFPNSKGVSPYSPDNGIRKMSLDASSVKPKTLIESSDGTSRVGKKKGTEQWQHTKKWSQGFLEVYNAEEDPEIKSIMREMGKDLDRWITEKETKDVADLMTKIPKRKRRYIEKKLEKLKREVQMFGTPAVVSKYKEYTDEKEEDYLWWLDLPFVLCIELYTIEEGTPKVGFYSLEMAADLELDPKQYHVIAFEDPGDSKNFCYILQSHMDILGSGKAFIVARPPKDAFREAKANGFYVTVIRRGLVKLNVDQTLEEVEEEITELGSKMYHDKIMSDRSFDVNTLMKGVIAADKSTNRRPRQKLMKSTKPAKS; encoded by the exons ATGGATGTCTCCACCGTTTCGATCCTCAGAAGCACCAACTTTTTCTGTAGATTCTCCCCCTTCAGGCCCAAATCCGCCTCATCAACCCCGTCCACGAAGCACTCCTCGAGGAAGGGCACCGTCTCCTCCATTATTTTTCTAAAATCCCCGTCTTGGAGAGGTTCGTCCAGTGctaggagcagcggcggcagagtTCTGCAAGTTTCGGCACGGTTCCGGGGACCATTGAGGCGGCGGAACACACTGAGAGAGAAACTCCTGACTTCTACCGTCGAGCAGGTGCGTAGAGTTCCTCAAACCCTAGATCCTGTTCTTGATTTGGAGCTGTCCGAGGATTTCAGTGGCGAGTTAGAAGATCTTAGGACGGATGTGGATGCCGATAGACGGAACGAAATTGTCGAAGCTGTTGGCTCTGGGAGTGGGGATTCGTCAGAAAAGAAATCGGTTTTATGGGATAAATTGGAGAGCTGGGTTGATCAGTACAAGGCGGATTCAGAGTTCTGGGGAGTTGGTACTGGTCCTATATTCATGATTTACCAAAATTCTGATAGGAAGATTGTCCGGGTGTTGGTGAATGAGGACGAGATCATCAAAAGGAACCAAATCCGAGAATCCTCTCTCGAGGAGGTGGAAGGAGCTACGGATGTGAATGCTAAGATCTTTCGTGCTAAGCTCATTGCTAAAATGATAGAGGGTGGCGAATATGCACTTCCAAGAAATAGCTCAGTGGTTAACTTTGTTGTCGAGGGAAAGAAATTGTCTTTTGTTGATGGTATCCATTCTATCTCTCTTCGGGCTCAGCCATTTCTGAAGATGTTCCCTCGGATGGGCTTCGTGTTGTTTTGTAGTTGCTGCGTTCTCTGGGCCATTGCAAAATTGTTTGTGCAAAATGATAAGGTGGAATTGTCTAGACAAGAGGCTAAGATGCTGAGGAGGAAGATAAAACTGAGGATGGAGAGGGAGAAGATGGAGAAGGGCACTGTCAAAGTTATTGATGATGCACATGAATTTCCTGTCAGTAGTAGGCCACAATTGGATATAAATGAACTGAGGAAGAGCATCGTACAAGCCAAAGCATCAACAGACAAATCATTTATAACAGATTCGTCCAGTCACTTAAATGTAACAActcaaagttttgatgacaaagtgAGGGAAATTAGAGAAATGGCAAGAAAGGTACGGGAACAAGAGCGGCAGGATACTTCCAATAATGAAACTTCTAAGAAAACAGAAACAGATCCCATATCATGGGCTAAGAATAAGGAAAGCGCTGTTGATAAGAACAATACCGTTTTAGAAACTGAGGCCACAGGTGATAAATCAGATCTTGATATAACATCTTTGAGTAATTCGCTTACTCACCAAGAGGAGGACATGGAGTTTCATGTGGATGGAGAGAACAAGGAAATATTTGGAAAGAGTACTACAGAGCATTTTAATAAAACTCCATGTCAAGAGTTATTAAACTCTCTCCAAGATAATGGAAATAACATGGATGTTGAGGGCCACCATGAAAAGGAAGTAACAAGATCTTCAAGTGGGGCACACTCAACTGGTGTCGATGCAGAAACTGTCGTGAATTATGATTCCATCAGCAGAGGCGATATATTGAGAAATGGAGGAAACTTAGGAAACAATGACTTGGACAGTTCCATCATGGAAGAGAGAATAACTGGTAGCAGTTCATCTGATGTTTCCAGTAGAAGCACTTTTAGAGTCAAGCCGATAATACTTACATCAGTTGATGAAGCTCGGGAATACCTAGCACAAAGACATGGTATGCTATCTGACACTATACAGTCAGACCAGGAAGTGCAAGTTACAGAGCAATCAGCAGGCATAAATGCGTGGAGCCATTATAATGATGACAAAACTATGGAAAGCATAAGTCCGAGAAACATCAAGGACTTGTCTGCAGCTGAAACCTCAGACAAGTTGCAGGATAAGACATTTTCTAGGGAGCTGTATGGTGATGAATTTGCTTCTGCCTCTCTCCTGAAAAGACCAAGTAGTGATGACTTTTCCATTTCtgaattatatgtggatgatgccGTCGATAATAAGCTAACTGTGGATATGCAGAACTCTAAAATGCAAGAAGAGAAAAATCTTGATGTTCCGTCCGATAGTCATGACCAATTATTTGTGACTCAGAATAGTGTTAATGGTACTTGTGACCTTTCTGATTCAGACACTAGTACCAAGTTGAACTCAAATGAGGTGTTGCTTGAAGTTGTAAATAAAATTGATTTGCAAACTGATTCTTGTGCTCCAAAAATGAAGAACCTGAGTGAAAAACGAGAGGATGCACATGATCAAAGGGATGAATGCACTTCCAATACTTCTGATAACCAAGTAGAACTAGAAACCCATCTTACCAGTAGTTCTGATGGTGTAAAATCTttgattgtagatccactaaaagATGATGAATTAAGTCAATCTCAAGAAGCAGACATTTTGAAAGATGGCAACAAATTATGTGAAGAGCTACAAGGACTCCAAGGAAAAACTGACAGTTGGAATGTTTCAAAGAGGAAAAATAGTTATTTCAATGCTGGCTTAGGTGAAACTGCAGAAAATACAATGGTGGGAACTTCTGAGATGGATCATGATAATGATACTTTGTCAGATTTGGACACTTCCCTGGAATCCATGACAGAAGAACAGGATAACCTTGATATCAGGTCCAATGTATCTGGAGAATTAGAAACGTCAAAGTCAAATGCTAATGTTTTTGATGGTGCTACCAAAAAGCACAAAGAGAATAGTATTTTAGGGTCTCCAACAAACTCTCCATGTGATTCGGGTGAAGTTGGCCGCCTTAGTAACAGAAAACAACTAAATGCTGGAAAGAGTTGGGTTGAAGAGAATTTTCAAGAGTTTGATCCAGTGATTACTAAAATTGCAGTTGGCTTCAAAGAAAATTACATGGCAGCAAAAGAGAAGATCCAACAGCAGCCTAGTTTGAGCACCGACATAAGTGAACTCAGGTTGATGGAAggcgatgatgaacttgaatggatGAATGATGAAAGACTGCAGAAAATTGTATTTCAAGTTCGAGAAAATGAATTGACAGGCAGGGATCCTTTTTATTTAATCGATGCTGATGATAAGCTTGCTTTCTTCGAGGGACTAGAAAAAAAGGCTGAGAAGATTAGTGGAAATCTTTTGCGCCTTCATGAATGGGTTCACTCCAGAATTGAAAATCTTGACTATGGAGCAG ATGGCATCAGTGTAAATGATCCACTGGAAAAAATAATTCCCCGCTGGAAAGGCCCTCCTATCGATAAAGATCCAGAATTTCTTAAACATCAGAAGCCAATGTTTTCTGAAGAGGTCAAAGAAAACAGTCTTCAAGAAACAGATGAGTTTCCAAATTCTAAAGGTGTTTCCCCATACTCTCCAGATAATGGAATCAGAAAGATGTCTCTCGACGCATCATCTGTGAAACCAAAGACACTGATCGAGAGTAGTGATGGTACTAGCAGAGTGGGAAAAAAGAAAGGAACGGAACAATGGCAACATACCAAGAAATGGTCTCAAGGTTTCCTAGAAGTTTATAATGCAGAGGAGGATCCCGAGATTAAATCCATTATGAGAGAGATGGGAAAGGATTTAGACAGATGGATCACTGAGAAAGAGACAAAGGATGTGGCTGATTTAATGACAAAAATACCCAAAAGAAAACGGAGATACATTGAGAAGAAATTGGAGAAGCTTAAAAGAGAAGTTCAAATGTTCGGTACACCAGCAGTTGTCAGCAAATACAAAGAATACACAgatgaaaaagaagaagattacCTTTGGTGGTTAGATCTTCCTTTCGTTCTG TGCATAGAATTATACACAATTGAAGAAGGTACTCCAAAAGTGGGGTTTTATTCACTTGAAATGGCTGCTGACCTTGAATTggatccaaaacaatatcatgtgaTTGCTTTTGAGGATCCAGGAGATTCTAAGAACTTCTGCTACATTCTACAGTCTCACATGGATATTCTTGGAAGTGGCAAAGCTTTCATCGTCGCTAGACCTCCAAAG GATGCTTTTAGGGAAGCCAAAGCCAATGGGTTTTATGTTACTGTTATCAGGAGAGGACTGGTCAAACTCAATGTTGACCAGACATTAGAAGAAGTGGAAGAAGAAATAACAGAGCTTGGAAGCAAGATGTACCATGATAAGATCATGAGTGATCGATCATTTGATGTGAACACATTAATGAAGGGTGTTATCGCTGCTGACAAATCCACCAATAG AAGGCCAAGACAGAAGCTTATGAAGTCTACAAAGCCTGCCAAATCCTAA
- the LOC135614812 gene encoding uncharacterized protein LOC135614812, which yields MGWSPENAANAYLDTLKLRSQDHGRRNEAQKSVEPESIEFISALAAGMGAKLIVQVSPKASQSTVALAAAARRTGGRLVCILPEEESLASTKEVIEESGLNDIVEFKVGDPYELLPEYENIDFSLVDCKSDSYTGLLKLIDVNPRSSVVVANHLEGGKEGLRGDVRGLNKGAVRSLKRPIGEGMEVTMIGKIDEAGTMATRGSPEPKRASRGGGRRWWSRKKSKWVKKIDESGEEHIFRLPQSL from the exons ATGGGTTGGTCTCCGGAGAACGCTGCCAATGCATACTTAGATACTCTCAAGCTG CGTAGTCAGGACCATGGAAGAAGAAACGAAGCTCAGAAATCAGTGGAACCTGAGAGCATCGAGTTCATATCCGCCTTGGCAGCTGGTATGGGTGCCAAGTTGATAGTCCAGGTCTCACCGAAAGCATCCCAATCAACGGTGGCCCTCGCTGCGGCAGCTCGACGAACCGGAGGGAGACTCGTCTGCATACTCCCGGAGGAAGAATCCCTGGCTTCCACCAAGGAGGTCATCGAGGAGTCCGGCCTCAACGACATAGTGGAGTTCAAGGTCGGGGATCCGTATGAGCTACTGCCCGAGTACGAGAACATCGACTTCTCCCTGGTGGATTGCAAGTCCGACTCCTACACCGGCCTGCTCAAGTTGATCGACGTCAACCCGAGGAGTTCGGTGGTGGTGGCCAATCATCTGGAAGGAGGGAAGGAAGGACTTCGTGGTGATGTGCGCGGCTTGAACAAAGGCGCGGTTAGATCCCTGAAGCGTCCGATAGGAGAGGGGATGGAGGTGACGATGATAGGAAAGATCGACGAGGCCGGGACGATGGCCACCAGAGGCAGCCCGGAACCGAAGCGGGCgtccaggggaggagggagaaggTGGTGGTCTCGCAAGAAGAGCAAATGGGTGAAGAAGATCGATGAGAGCGGAGAGGAGCACATCTTTAGGCTACCGCAGTCGCTTTAA